One genomic segment of Helianthus annuus cultivar XRQ/B chromosome 14, HanXRQr2.0-SUNRISE, whole genome shotgun sequence includes these proteins:
- the LOC110919424 gene encoding uncharacterized protein LOC110919424 — MDFWSAQLLHVVRNDMFFSSKEELMLDICSWNIECNKEMYVIESTTKKWRSRCYTTNPKCNINLHSGPPCAWYANARRKTSDSMWQLTRWVDSHNCYRTVVGNSNRCMKSKDIATRILHHIHDNITFPVKSIQAHIKDRLGVDISYSKVWRARQDAVERIYGSWLSYFRNLPTYIDSLKKRNPTTFVEWLHEPNGSSEIETFKYVFWAFGLVINAFQYCMPVVSVDETVESWTWFFQHLWEHIARHRGKKLCVISNMHKGIINVVSNLAVWRRNVVHRFCLRHIRSNLMQKFKIKELKEICWDIGSTTQQRKYDHSMDLMKGILPEAWEYLEEIGESRWTLVHDRNNRCWGTLTTNISESFNHALK, encoded by the exons ATGGATTTCTGGAGTGCACAACTCCTACACGTTGTTCGGAATGATATGTTTTTCTCAAGTAAAGAAGAGTTGATGCTCGACATTTGTTCATGGAATATTGAATGTAACAAAGAGATGTATGTCATTGAAAGCACAACAAAGAAATGGAGATCTAGATGCTACACAACAAACCCAAAGTGCAACATTAATCTTCACAGCGGCCCGCCTTGTGCGTGGTATGCTAATGCCCGTAGGAAGACCAGTGATAGCATGTGGCAACTCACTAGATGGGTTGATTCACACAACTGCTACAGGACTGTAGTGGGGAACAGCAACAGATGTATGAAATCTAAGGATATTGCAACACGAATCCTTCACCACATACATGATAACATCACATTTCCTGTAAAGAGCATTCAGGCACATATAAAAGACCGTTTGGGTGTTGATATTTCTTATAGCAAAGTGTGGCGGGCTCGGCAAGATGCAGTCGAGAGGATTTACGGTTCTTGGCTAAGTTACTTTAGGAACTTACCGACGTACATTGATTCATTAAAAAAGCGTAACCCTACAACTTTTGTTGAATGGTTACACGAACCCAATGGTTCATCCGAGATTGAAACTTTTAAATACGTGTTCTGGGCGTTTGGGCTGGTGATAAATGCATTTCAATATTGCAtgccagttgtatccgttgatg AGACGGTGGAAAGTTGGACTTGGTTTTTCCAACATCTGTGGGAACACATCGCAAGGCACCGCGGGAAAAAATTGTGTGTTATATCCAACATGCACAAGGGTATTATTAACGTAGTTAGTAATCTTGCAGTATGGCGACGGAATGTTGTTCATCGTTTTTGTCTTCGGCACATTCGAAGCAACCTGATGCAGAAGTTTAAGATAAAAGAACTAAAGGAAATTTGTTGGGATATTGGTAGCACCACACAACAAAGGAAGTACGATCATTCGATGGATTTGATGAAGGGCATCCTGCCAGAGGCGTGGGAGTATTTAGAAGAGATAGGCGAAAGTAGGTGGACTCTTGTACATGATAGAAACAATCGTTGTTGGGGAACACTAACGACTAACATCTCGGAGAGCTTTAACCATGCGCTAAAGTGA